One Pelodiscus sinensis isolate JC-2024 chromosome 24, ASM4963464v1, whole genome shotgun sequence DNA segment encodes these proteins:
- the SENP3 gene encoding sentrin-specific protease 3, with the protein MKENIQAKKMWGPNHGLCEPPKRERLHLASQDWEEPEPPTPKHGGCFEGGRRLAYTKEQPPGFDSEEEDGDTDDWDLPRMSGWARSKTTGEKVARSRGPDWPFPSGAEGRLLPLAATRRRCQLRRRQRARRAFRMLLYSKCSSLAFPWKLWGKLACRGRRRGSTKRTRSSFSLSPGSQPDYDLKSCPLEEEDCQGRGKLGPRPLHFQPRSSPRLNYHLGGAFAPSPPRLSLLGALMGEEPGTTSYPQYTQLQRVAFEKEAGMEVPGEDGARLPAELSSPGSRREAQPMLDMDPGPASALPNGFASLAPDGNLGALAAASSDPSIVISNVCSIGGAHMVEEFFRTPRDKDGPGVPQREAIPGEKAAQHSPLREEHVTFVQSILDEFLQAYGSLIPVSTDEVVEKLEDIFQQEFSTPQRKGTVQQLIQSYQRMPGNAMVRGFRVNYKRHVLTMDDLQTLYGPNWLNDQVMNMYGDLVMDTVPEKVHFFNSFFYDKLRTKGYEGVKRWTKNVDIFNKELLLIPIHLEVHWSLISVDVKQKSITYFDSQRTLNRRCPKHICRYLQAEADKKDRPDFRDGWKGSFKMNVARQNNDSDCGAFVLQYCKFLALGRAFTFTQQDMPKLRRQMYKELCHCKLSV; encoded by the exons ATGAAGGAAAACATCCAGGCTAAGAAGATGTGGGGTCCAAACCATGGGCTCTGTGAGCCCCCCAAGCGAGAGAGGCTGCACCTGGCatcccaggactgggaggagccTGAACCCCCAACCCCCAAGCATGGCGGCTGCTTTGAAGGTGGGCGGCGGCTGGCCTACACCAAAGAGCAACCCCCGGGCTTTGACAGCGAGGAAGAGGATGGCGACACTGATGACTGGGACTTGCCTCGCATGTCGGGCTGGGCCCGGAGCAAAACCACGGGAGAGAAGGTGGCCAGGAGCAGAGGCCCGGACTGGCCCTTTCCcagtggggctgaggggcggCTGCTGCCCCTGGCGGCCACCAGACGGCGCTGTCAGTTGCGTCGGCGCCAGCGAGCCCGGCGGGCCTTCCGCATGCTGCTGTATTCCAAATGCTCCTCTCTGGCCTTTCCCTGGAAGCTGTGGGGCAAGCTGGCCTGCAGGGGACGCCGGCGGGGCAGCACCAAGCGGACTCgctcctccttttccctctcccctggctCACAGCCTGACTACGACCTgaaaagctgccctctggaggaggaggactgccAAGGCAGGGGCAAGCTGGGGCCCCGTCCCTTGCACTTCCAGCCCCGCTCCTCACCCCGACTGAACTACCACCTGGGCGGGGCCtttgccccctcacccccccggcTCAGTCTGCTGGGGGCGCTCATGGGTGAAGAGCCTGGTACCACCTCATACCCACAGTACACCCAGCTGCAGCGGGTGGCCTTTGAGAAGGAAGCTGGCATGGAGGTGCCAGGGGAGGATGGCGCTCGGCTCCCAGCTGAGCTGTCATCccctgggagcaggagagaggcaCAGCCGATGCTGGACATGGATCCag gccctGCAAGTGCCCTACCCAACGGCTTTGCTTCCCTGGCTCCCGATGGCAACCTCGGAGCCTTGGCCGCTGCCTCCTCAGACCCTAGCATCGTCATCAGTAACGTCTGCAGCATTGGTGGGGCCCACATGGTCGAGGAGTTCTTCCGGACCCCCCGGGACAAGGATGGGCCCGGAGTCCCCCAGAGAGAGGCGATCCCAGGAGAGAAGGCAGCTCAACACAGCCCGTTGCGGGAGGAACATGTCACTTTTGTACAGA GCATTCTAGATGAGTTCCTTCAGGCCTATGGCAGTCTCATCCCCGTCAGCACAGACGAGGTGGTGGAGAAGCTAGAAGACATTTTCCAGCAGGAGTTCTCCACACCACAGAG GAAGGGCACGGTTCAGCAGCTAATCCAGTCATACCAGCGTATGCCAGGCAATGCCATGGTGAGGGGCTTCCGGGTGAATTATAAGCGCCACGTGCTGACCATGGACGACCTCCAGACGCTCTATGGCCCCAACTGGCTAAATGACCAG GTCATGAACATGTACGGGGACCTTGTCATGGATACAGTGCCAGAGAAG gtCCATTTCTTCAACAGTTTTTTCTACGATAAGCTACGAACCAAGGGGTACGAGGGGGTGAAACGTTGGACCAAAAAT GTGGATATCTTCAATAAGGAGCTACTGCTCATCCCCATTCACCTGGAGGTGCACTGGTCCCTCATTTCTGTGGACGTGAAGCAGAAGAGCATCACCTACTTTGACTCGCAGCGAACACTCAACCGCCGCTGTCCCAAG caCATCTGTAGGTACCTCCAGGCCGAAGCAGACAAGAAGGATCGGCCAGACTTCAGAGACGGCTGGAAGGGCTCCTTTAAGATG aacgtGGCCAGGCAGAATAACGACAGCGACTGTGGAGCCTTTGTCCTGCAG TACTGCAAGTTTCTGGCGCTGGGCCGGGCATTCACCTTCACCCAGCAGGACATGCCGAAGTTGCGGCGGCAGATGTACAAGGAGCTTTGTCACTGCAAACTCAGCGTGTGA